In a genomic window of Amycolatopsis japonica:
- a CDS encoding amino acid permease has protein sequence MPESTTIRPRPKLFSRSGLFRRKSFEGPDEAGPGGLPRTMGLWQLVSLSLGGLVGAGVFSLAGVVANQQAGPGVMISFLIAIIASSAAALCYAEFAGLIPRAGSAYTYSYAALGEIAGWLIGWDLLLEYTAIVAVVAIAVSGYLSYVVEQVGLDLPSWMLGAPGTGPGHRVDLFAALLCLLLAFVLSRGSKQSARFETALVVIKLAIVALVVVAGAFHISAGNFSPFLPYGIGGAVAGAATTFFAVYGYDAMTAAAEESVEAKRLLPKAIIVSLAIAAVIYLLVSIVLVGMQRYDQIDVHSPFSSALAAVGLAGLGTVVAVGGILGITTSAFANMLAVSRIWFAMSRDGLLPRYFARTHPRRRVPTRVIWPVGIGSAVIAGFLPIKEAADLTNIGILAAFIVVSIAVVVLRRTRPDLPRSFRTPWVPFVPLIGVAFAVWLIANLDALTWLRFAAWMVLGLVVYALFGFRNSAENPERKEP, from the coding sequence ATGCCCGAATCAACGACGATCCGGCCTCGGCCCAAGCTTTTCTCGCGCTCCGGGCTCTTCCGGCGCAAGTCCTTCGAAGGCCCCGACGAGGCCGGTCCCGGCGGTCTGCCCCGCACGATGGGCCTCTGGCAGCTGGTCTCGCTCAGCCTCGGCGGCCTGGTCGGCGCCGGAGTCTTCTCGCTGGCGGGCGTGGTCGCGAACCAGCAGGCCGGACCCGGCGTGATGATCTCGTTCCTGATCGCGATCATCGCCAGCTCGGCGGCCGCCCTGTGTTACGCGGAGTTCGCCGGGCTCATCCCGCGTGCCGGATCCGCGTATACCTACTCGTACGCGGCGCTGGGGGAGATCGCGGGCTGGCTGATCGGCTGGGATCTGCTGCTGGAGTACACCGCGATCGTCGCGGTGGTGGCGATCGCGGTGTCCGGCTACCTGTCCTACGTCGTCGAGCAGGTCGGCCTTGACCTGCCGTCGTGGATGCTCGGGGCACCGGGAACCGGGCCGGGGCACCGCGTCGACCTGTTCGCCGCGCTGCTGTGCCTGCTGCTGGCGTTCGTCCTTTCCCGTGGCAGCAAGCAATCCGCGCGGTTCGAGACGGCGCTGGTGGTGATCAAGCTGGCGATCGTGGCGCTGGTGGTGGTCGCTGGCGCGTTCCACATCTCGGCGGGGAACTTCAGCCCTTTCCTGCCCTACGGCATCGGCGGCGCGGTCGCGGGCGCGGCGACGACGTTCTTCGCGGTGTACGGCTACGACGCGATGACGGCCGCCGCGGAGGAGAGCGTCGAGGCGAAACGGTTGCTGCCCAAGGCGATCATCGTGTCGCTCGCCATCGCGGCGGTGATCTACCTGCTGGTGTCGATCGTGCTGGTCGGCATGCAGCGCTACGACCAGATCGACGTGCACAGCCCGTTTTCGAGCGCGCTGGCCGCGGTCGGACTGGCCGGGCTGGGCACGGTCGTCGCGGTCGGCGGCATCCTCGGGATCACCACGTCGGCGTTCGCGAACATGCTGGCGGTGTCGCGGATCTGGTTCGCGATGAGCCGGGACGGCCTGCTGCCGCGGTACTTCGCCCGCACCCACCCCCGGCGCAGGGTGCCGACGCGGGTGATCTGGCCGGTCGGGATCGGCTCGGCGGTCATCGCGGGCTTCCTGCCGATCAAGGAGGCCGCGGATCTGACGAACATCGGGATCCTGGCCGCGTTCATCGTCGTGTCGATCGCGGTGGTGGTGCTGCGGCGCACCCGGCCGGATCTGCCGCGGTCGTTCCGCACGCCGTGGGTCCCGTTCGTGCCGCTGATCGGGGTGGCGTTCGCGGTGTGGCTGATCGCGAACCTGGACGCGCTGACCTGGCTGCGGTTCGCGGCCTGGATGGTGCTCGGGCTGGTGGTGTACGCGCTGTTCGGATTCCGGAACTCGGCGGAGAACCCGGAAAGGAAGGAACCATGA
- a CDS encoding (2Fe-2S)-binding protein, producing the protein MSGWLLPRDRDPVGRTDRPIRITVDGEPVTGIEGQSVAGMLLAAGRTSWRTTRSGAPRGVFCGIGACFDCLLTVNDVPDVRACRRPAADGDEVRTQSREETA; encoded by the coding sequence ATGAGCGGATGGCTGCTGCCGCGCGATCGCGATCCGGTGGGCCGCACCGACCGCCCGATCCGGATCACCGTCGACGGCGAACCCGTGACCGGGATCGAGGGCCAGAGCGTGGCGGGGATGCTGCTCGCCGCGGGACGGACCTCCTGGCGGACCACGCGTTCCGGGGCTCCGCGCGGGGTGTTCTGCGGGATCGGCGCGTGTTTCGACTGCCTGCTCACGGTGAACGACGTGCCCGACGTCCGCGCGTGCCGCCGTCCGGCCGCCGATGGCGACGAAGTCCGCACCCAGTCACGGGAGGAGACGGCGTGA
- a CDS encoding helix-turn-helix domain-containing protein, whose translation MEDETPSIRDMLAVNLRAARAARGISLSELSRRSGIGKATLSQLESGGGNPTIETVFSLSRVLEVAISDLLDHRAGGALTVVRGADVEVLSGEGVDLRPLRRIETGEGVFEVYDQVVRGDAPQRSQGHVGVEHTIVQTGSLLVEVAGRSVEVGPGDYVAFDAREPHCYTASAGPVHSVLLLQYRADERLDGRPHPVLKG comes from the coding sequence GTGGAGGACGAGACGCCCTCGATCCGGGACATGCTGGCGGTCAACCTGCGCGCGGCCAGGGCGGCGAGGGGGATTTCGCTGTCGGAGCTCTCGCGGCGGTCGGGAATCGGCAAGGCGACGCTGTCCCAGCTGGAGTCCGGCGGCGGCAATCCGACCATCGAGACCGTGTTCAGCCTGTCCAGGGTGCTGGAGGTGGCGATCTCCGACCTGCTCGACCATCGGGCGGGCGGCGCGCTCACCGTGGTGCGCGGCGCCGACGTCGAGGTGCTCAGCGGCGAGGGAGTGGATCTCCGGCCGTTGCGGCGGATCGAGACCGGTGAGGGCGTCTTCGAGGTGTACGACCAGGTGGTGCGCGGGGACGCGCCGCAGCGTTCACAGGGGCACGTCGGGGTCGAGCACACCATCGTGCAGACCGGATCGCTGCTGGTCGAGGTCGCCGGCCGCAGCGTCGAGGTCGGCCCGGGCGATTACGTCGCCTTCGACGCCCGCGAGCCGCATTGCTACACCGCTTCGGCGGGGCCGGTGCACTCGGTCCTGCTGTTGCAGTACCGCGCCGACGAACGGCTCGACGGCAGGCCGCATCCGGTGCTGAAGGGCTGA
- a CDS encoding dihydrodipicolinate synthase family protein has protein sequence MSTPDLGGVVVATALPYRDDASAHAGLAVDYDAYAAHCRWLVDNGCRGVGPNGSLGEYSSLTDEERRRVARTAIETVGNDGIVVVGVHGPGSHQAKYWAEVAAEDGADGLLCLPPTMYRANRGEVLAHFEAVASVGLPVMVYNNPIDTKVDLTPALLAEIAQIDNVVAVKEFSGDVRRVLEIREQAPGLDVISGADDVVLESLLMGATGWFAGFPNVFPAESVRLFDLARSGKLDEARALYEPLVAAFRWDSRTEFVQAIKLGMDLVGRYGGPCRPPRGPLTEEHREQVTADMRRALASLGVA, from the coding sequence ATGAGCACCCCCGACCTCGGTGGCGTCGTCGTCGCGACCGCCCTCCCGTACCGGGACGACGCGTCGGCGCACGCCGGGCTGGCCGTGGACTACGACGCCTACGCCGCGCACTGCCGGTGGCTGGTCGACAACGGCTGCCGGGGCGTCGGCCCGAACGGCTCCCTCGGCGAGTACTCGTCGCTGACCGACGAGGAACGCCGCCGCGTCGCCCGCACCGCGATCGAAACCGTGGGGAACGACGGGATCGTCGTCGTCGGCGTGCACGGCCCCGGATCGCACCAGGCCAAGTACTGGGCCGAAGTCGCGGCCGAGGACGGCGCCGACGGCCTGCTGTGCCTGCCGCCCACGATGTACCGAGCGAATCGCGGCGAAGTGCTCGCGCATTTCGAGGCGGTGGCGTCGGTCGGCCTGCCGGTGATGGTCTACAACAACCCCATCGACACGAAGGTCGACCTCACGCCCGCGCTGCTCGCGGAGATCGCGCAGATCGACAACGTGGTCGCGGTCAAGGAGTTCTCCGGCGACGTCCGCCGGGTGCTGGAGATCCGCGAGCAGGCACCGGGCCTCGACGTGATCAGCGGGGCCGACGACGTCGTGCTGGAGAGCCTGCTGATGGGCGCGACGGGCTGGTTCGCCGGGTTCCCCAACGTGTTCCCCGCCGAGTCGGTGCGCCTGTTCGACCTGGCGCGGTCCGGCAAGCTCGACGAGGCCAGGGCGCTCTACGAGCCGCTGGTGGCCGCGTTCCGCTGGGACTCGCGTACCGAGTTCGTCCAGGCGATCAAACTCGGGATGGACCTGGTCGGCCGGTACGGCGGGCCGTGCCGTCCCCCGCGGGGCCCGCTGACCGAGGAGCACCGCGAGCAGGTCACCGCCGACATGCGCCGCGCGCTCGCCTCGCTGGGGGTGGCGTAG
- a CDS encoding aldehyde dehydrogenase (NADP(+)), protein MKEIERAAEIAAAWAAVPPRTRAEVITGVADALDAAGPSLIEIADAETRLGTARLTGELARTTFQLRLLAAGSGAYYDVRIDRADPSWPPGPRPELRRYRTAVGPVLVFAASNFPFAFSVAGGDTASAWVAGCPVVVKAHPGHPELSRRTAAIIEEALGPWGDIFGLVEGESAGVEALRHPAIAAAAFTGSVAGGLALARIAAERPVPIPFHGELGSVNPVIVLPGAARSEDLAAGYAGSLTLGNGQFCTNPGLVFVPSESPFVDRVAERLRGIPAAPFLNDRIASGFDAGVERLTAIPGMREVVAGPGARLLEIDLADFVPEAAEECFGPLGVVVRYSRLSDVLPVLSALPGQLTTTVHALPEESSEVEALRPVLADRSGRILWGGWPTGVAVTAAMQHGGPFPATTSPASTSVGTAAVDRFLRPVSYQDWPSHLLPEPLRDENPWDVPQHFS, encoded by the coding sequence ATGAAGGAAATCGAGCGGGCGGCGGAGATCGCCGCCGCATGGGCCGCGGTGCCCCCGAGGACGCGGGCGGAGGTGATCACCGGTGTCGCCGACGCGCTGGACGCGGCGGGGCCGTCCCTGATCGAGATCGCCGACGCGGAAACCAGGCTGGGAACCGCACGGCTGACCGGCGAACTGGCCAGGACGACGTTCCAGCTGCGGCTGCTCGCGGCCGGGAGCGGCGCGTACTACGACGTCCGGATCGACCGCGCCGACCCGTCGTGGCCACCCGGCCCGCGTCCGGAACTGCGTCGTTACCGGACCGCGGTGGGGCCGGTGCTGGTGTTCGCCGCGAGCAACTTCCCGTTCGCGTTCAGCGTGGCGGGCGGGGACACGGCGTCGGCGTGGGTGGCCGGGTGCCCGGTGGTGGTCAAGGCACATCCCGGACATCCGGAGCTGTCCCGCCGGACGGCGGCGATCATCGAAGAGGCTCTCGGCCCATGGGGTGACATCTTCGGTCTCGTCGAAGGAGAATCCGCCGGCGTGGAGGCGCTGCGTCACCCGGCGATCGCGGCCGCCGCCTTCACCGGATCGGTGGCGGGCGGCCTCGCCCTGGCGCGGATCGCGGCCGAACGGCCGGTCCCGATCCCGTTCCATGGCGAGCTCGGCAGCGTCAACCCGGTGATCGTCCTGCCGGGTGCCGCGCGCTCTGAAGACCTGGCAGCGGGCTACGCAGGCTCGCTGACACTGGGCAACGGGCAGTTCTGCACGAATCCGGGTCTGGTGTTCGTGCCGTCGGAGAGCCCGTTCGTGGATCGCGTCGCCGAACGGTTGCGCGGCATCCCGGCCGCGCCGTTCCTGAACGACCGGATCGCGTCCGGCTTCGACGCGGGGGTGGAGCGGCTGACCGCGATCCCGGGGATGCGCGAGGTCGTCGCCGGTCCTGGAGCTCGGCTGCTCGAAATCGACCTGGCCGACTTTGTACCTGAAGCGGCCGAAGAGTGCTTCGGTCCGCTGGGCGTCGTCGTGCGGTACTCGCGGCTTTCCGACGTCCTGCCGGTGCTGTCGGCGTTGCCCGGTCAGCTGACGACGACGGTGCACGCGCTGCCCGAGGAGTCCTCCGAAGTCGAGGCGCTGCGGCCGGTGCTGGCCGACCGCAGCGGGCGGATCCTGTGGGGCGGCTGGCCGACCGGGGTCGCGGTGACCGCCGCGATGCAGCACGGCGGGCCGTTCCCGGCGACGACGTCACCGGCGTCGACCTCGGTCGGGACGGCGGCGGTGGACCGCTTCCTGCGTCCGGTGTCCTATCAGGACTGGCCTTCGCACCTGCTGCCGGAACCGCTGCGGGACGAGAACCCTTGGGATGTTCCGCAACACTTCTCGTGA
- a CDS encoding FAD/NAD(P)-dependent oxidoreductase, with protein sequence MNVVIVGAGPAGLAAAEHALRAGARVTVLDQAETPGGQYHRMLPEVYAARRPDRIQHGRAEFDRRRRVLAHPRCRWWPGSTVWAFDRAEKRVHVLRGPSDGSGRRRLTLVPDALILATGAHDRTLPFPGWELPGVYTAGAAQALAKGERVAIGGRVLVAGAGPFLLPVAESLLGVGAEVVAVLEANPASTVRKGWSSRPWRLAAHAGKAGELVRYAATLARHRVPYLMGRAVIEARGADRVREVVTAKLRADWSVVPGTERTYEVDAVCVGHGFSPQPELAVAAGCVLDDGFVRVDTVQQTTVDGVFAAGEITGIGGAITAAAEGAVAGRAAAGGTPDAALLRARDRARTFAERLAVAHPIGPAWRSWLREDTIVCRCEETTYGELTRATEDESCPGPHALKLGTRAGLGPCQGRICGPTVAELCGGAERHHRPIVQPIRLGELAARIEGEPE encoded by the coding sequence GTGAACGTGGTGATCGTCGGCGCCGGGCCCGCCGGGCTCGCGGCGGCCGAGCACGCGCTGCGGGCCGGTGCCCGGGTCACGGTGCTGGATCAGGCGGAGACCCCCGGCGGCCAGTACCACCGGATGCTTCCCGAGGTCTATGCGGCGAGGCGTCCGGACCGGATCCAGCACGGCCGGGCGGAATTCGACCGGCGCCGCCGGGTCCTCGCGCATCCGCGATGCCGGTGGTGGCCCGGCTCCACCGTCTGGGCGTTCGACCGGGCGGAGAAACGGGTGCACGTCCTGCGGGGACCGTCCGACGGCTCCGGACGGCGGCGGCTGACCCTCGTTCCGGACGCGCTGATCCTGGCGACCGGAGCGCACGACCGCACCCTGCCGTTCCCCGGCTGGGAACTGCCCGGCGTGTACACCGCGGGCGCGGCCCAGGCGCTGGCGAAGGGGGAGCGGGTCGCGATCGGCGGACGGGTCCTCGTCGCCGGTGCCGGGCCGTTCCTGTTGCCGGTCGCGGAATCCTTGCTGGGGGTCGGGGCCGAGGTGGTCGCGGTACTGGAGGCGAACCCGGCCTCGACCGTCCGAAAAGGATGGTCGTCCCGGCCGTGGCGCCTAGCCGCGCACGCCGGGAAGGCGGGTGAACTGGTGCGTTACGCCGCGACACTGGCCAGGCACCGGGTCCCGTACCTGATGGGCCGGGCGGTGATCGAGGCCCGCGGCGCGGACCGCGTCCGCGAGGTCGTGACCGCGAAACTACGCGCGGACTGGTCCGTCGTCCCCGGTACCGAACGCACGTACGAGGTCGATGCTGTCTGCGTGGGTCACGGTTTCAGCCCGCAGCCGGAACTGGCCGTCGCCGCGGGCTGCGTCCTGGACGACGGGTTCGTCCGGGTGGACACCGTGCAACAGACCACAGTGGACGGTGTCTTCGCCGCGGGCGAGATCACCGGCATCGGCGGGGCGATCACCGCCGCGGCCGAGGGCGCGGTCGCCGGCCGCGCCGCCGCGGGAGGAACGCCGGACGCGGCGCTGCTCCGTGCTCGTGACCGGGCCCGTACCTTCGCCGAACGTCTCGCCGTGGCCCACCCGATCGGCCCGGCCTGGCGAAGCTGGCTGCGCGAAGACACGATCGTCTGCCGCTGCGAGGAAACCACGTACGGCGAACTGACGCGTGCGACCGAGGACGAGTCCTGTCCCGGACCGCACGCACTGAAACTCGGCACCCGGGCCGGTCTCGGCCCGTGCCAGGGCCGGATCTGCGGCCCGACCGTAGCCGAACTCTGCGGTGGCGCCGAACGGCACCATCGCCCGATCGTCCAGCCGATCCGGCTGGGCGAACTCGCCGCCCGAATCGAAGGAGAACCTGAATGA
- a CDS encoding proline racemase family protein, translated as MRSIRSITAVDSHTEGMPTRVVTGGVGVIPGDTMAERRRYFMEHLDHLRQFLMNEPRGHSAMSGAILQPPTRPDADWGVVYIEVSGCLPMCGHGTIGVATVLVETGMVEVTEPKTVVRLDTPAGLVHAEVEVRDGRAVRVKLRNVASFLAERDAVVAVPGLGEVRYDLAYGGNFYAILELSQVDILFDRAEKDRILAAGLDIMAAINDQRPPEHPADPLIGGCKHVQFLAPGSDAKASRNAMAIHPGWFDRSPCGTGTSARMAQLHARGELPLHTPFENSSFIGTTFTGELVAETAVGGVPAVVPEFSGRAWITGNATYLLDPDDPFPAGFVL; from the coding sequence GTGCGGTCGATCCGGTCGATCACCGCCGTCGACTCGCATACCGAGGGCATGCCGACCCGGGTGGTGACCGGCGGGGTCGGCGTCATCCCCGGCGACACGATGGCCGAACGCCGCCGGTACTTCATGGAACACCTGGACCATCTGCGGCAGTTCCTGATGAACGAGCCGCGCGGTCATTCGGCGATGAGCGGCGCGATCCTGCAGCCGCCGACCAGGCCGGACGCCGACTGGGGTGTGGTGTACATCGAGGTGTCCGGCTGCCTGCCGATGTGCGGGCACGGCACCATCGGCGTCGCGACCGTGCTGGTGGAGACCGGCATGGTCGAGGTGACCGAACCGAAGACCGTGGTCCGGCTGGACACCCCGGCCGGGCTCGTGCACGCCGAGGTCGAGGTCCGGGACGGCCGTGCGGTCCGCGTCAAACTGCGCAACGTCGCGTCGTTCCTCGCCGAGCGGGACGCCGTCGTCGCCGTGCCGGGACTGGGTGAGGTGCGTTACGACCTGGCCTACGGCGGCAACTTCTACGCCATCCTCGAACTGTCCCAAGTGGACATTCTGTTCGACCGGGCGGAGAAGGACCGGATCCTCGCCGCGGGGCTGGACATCATGGCGGCCATCAACGACCAGCGGCCGCCGGAACATCCGGCCGATCCGCTGATCGGCGGCTGCAAACACGTCCAGTTCCTCGCCCCGGGCTCCGACGCCAAGGCGTCGCGGAACGCGATGGCGATCCACCCCGGCTGGTTCGACCGATCACCTTGCGGCACCGGTACCTCGGCCAGGATGGCGCAGCTCCACGCCCGAGGCGAACTCCCGTTGCACACGCCGTTCGAGAACAGTTCGTTCATCGGCACCACGTTCACCGGTGAGCTGGTCGCCGAGACCGCGGTCGGCGGCGTCCCCGCGGTGGTACCGGAGTTCTCCGGCCGGGCCTGGATCACCGGCAACGCCACCTATCTGCTGGACCCGGACGACCCGTTCCCCGCGGGGTTCGTCCTCTAA
- a CDS encoding NAD(P)/FAD-dependent oxidoreductase: MNRTRVVVLGAGIVGAACARELTLAGFDVVVVDRGRPAGGTTSHGEGNILVSDKGPGAELDLAKLSTALWPQVVAEIADEDARAASSIEYDPKGGIVVATTDDGAVALAAFAASQTGVRAEPLSHKELADAEPALTRDVTAAFHYPEDAQVQPAGAALALLGSALRHGAQLRFDTEVVGATVHNGRITGVRVPGEVIEADVVVNAAGPWAGQVSARLGAPIAVRPRRGEVLVTTPMPGVVRHKVYDADYVGAVGADSGELQTSAVVESTWGGTVLIGSSRRRVEFDDTIRPEVLSAIAVKALRLFPSLADVAIMRAYGGFRPYVDDHLPVLGEDPRLENLWHATGHEGAGIGLSVGTARLLRELLTGTEPAMPVGEFTVDRSAVLAEAAA, from the coding sequence ATGAACCGAACGCGTGTGGTCGTCCTCGGCGCGGGGATCGTCGGCGCCGCGTGTGCCCGTGAGCTGACCCTGGCCGGGTTCGACGTCGTGGTCGTGGATCGCGGCCGTCCCGCCGGAGGGACCACGTCGCACGGCGAGGGCAACATTTTGGTCTCCGACAAGGGACCTGGGGCGGAACTCGACCTCGCGAAGCTTTCGACCGCGTTGTGGCCCCAGGTGGTCGCCGAGATCGCCGACGAGGACGCGCGTGCCGCTTCGTCGATCGAGTACGACCCCAAGGGCGGCATCGTCGTCGCCACCACGGACGACGGGGCCGTCGCGCTCGCCGCGTTCGCCGCCTCGCAAACCGGGGTCCGCGCGGAACCGTTGTCCCACAAGGAACTTGCCGACGCGGAGCCCGCGCTGACCCGTGACGTGACCGCCGCGTTCCACTACCCGGAGGACGCGCAGGTCCAGCCCGCGGGCGCGGCGCTGGCCCTCCTGGGCTCGGCTCTCCGCCATGGCGCTCAGTTGCGCTTCGACACCGAGGTCGTCGGAGCGACCGTCCACAACGGACGGATCACCGGTGTCCGGGTGCCCGGCGAGGTGATCGAGGCCGACGTCGTCGTGAACGCCGCGGGCCCGTGGGCCGGTCAGGTGTCGGCGCGCCTCGGCGCCCCGATCGCCGTCCGCCCCCGCCGCGGCGAGGTACTGGTGACCACGCCGATGCCGGGTGTGGTGCGGCACAAGGTCTACGACGCCGATTACGTCGGCGCGGTCGGCGCCGATTCGGGCGAGCTGCAGACGTCCGCCGTCGTCGAGTCGACGTGGGGCGGCACCGTGCTGATCGGTTCCTCACGCCGCCGGGTGGAGTTCGACGACACGATCCGCCCGGAGGTGCTGAGCGCCATCGCGGTGAAGGCGCTGCGGCTGTTCCCGTCGCTCGCCGACGTCGCGATCATGCGCGCGTACGGCGGATTCCGGCCGTACGTCGACGATCATCTCCCCGTCCTCGGCGAAGATCCGCGGCTCGAGAACCTCTGGCACGCCACCGGGCACGAGGGCGCCGGGATCGGGCTGAGCGTCGGCACCGCGCGGTTGCTACGCGAACTGCTCACCGGGACCGAACCCGCGATGCCGGTCGGCGAGTTCACCGTGGACCGTTCCGCGGTACTGGCGGAGGCGGCGGCATGA